In the genome of Populus alba chromosome 11, ASM523922v2, whole genome shotgun sequence, one region contains:
- the LOC118038309 gene encoding epidermis-specific secreted glycoprotein EP1 has product MERSWFFSLLLLFSIYNLAQSTVPPSSRFKEVNTGDFAEALSEYSSDFRGLDLSASIFQLCFYNTTPNAFTLAIRMGTRRSPAMRRFVWEANRGNPVGEDATLTFGEDGNLILADADGRVAWQTNTANKGVVGLQMLTNGNMVLHDSKGNFIWQSFDYPTDTLLVGQPLRVGGVTRLVSRASDKQNTNGAYTLVLEPERLAMYYKSPNSPKPYVYYTFSKQKGRLQYVRLSKTPNSQDLSLEFSTGARTLLSRPKFNSTMSFLRLGVDGNLRVFTFNDKLTSASWEVTFTLFSRDARIWESECQLPQKCGKFGLCEDGRCVSCPLPTGFRKWTQKCEPVKSSVCKKNFYYYKLEGVDHSMSKYGDGSGPMKKTDCEKKCSGDCKCSGYFYNPKTSMCWIAYDLQTLTKVANPTHVGYVKVPNHQ; this is encoded by the coding sequence ATGGAACGGTCATGgttcttctctcttttattgCTATTCTCCATATACAACCTTGCCCAGTCCACCGTCCCTCCTTCTTCCAGATTTAAGGAAGTTAATACTGGAGACTTTGCGGAAGCCCTTTCAGAGTATAGTTCAGATTTTCGCGGCCTGGACCTCTCTGCTTCCATTTTCCAACTTTGCTTTTATAACACCACCCCTAATGCATTCACTCTCGCTATACGTATGGGTACCAGGAGGTCACCTGCAATGAGGCGTTTTGTTTGGGAAGCCAACCGAGGCAACCCAGTCGGGGAAGATGCCACTCTCACTTTTGGTGAGGATGGTAACCTCATCTTGGCAGATGCTGATGGCAGGGTTGCTTGGCAAACCAACACTGCCAACAAAGGTGTTGTAGGCTTGCAAATGCTAACAAATGGTAACATGGTGCTTCATGATTCTAAAGGCAATTTCATCTGGCAAAGTTTTGACTATCCTACAGATACTCTTTTGGTTGGTCAACCTCTTCGTGTTGGAGGCGTCACCAGGCTTGTGAGTCGAGCATCTGACAAACAGAACACAAATGGAGCCTATACCCTGGTCTTAGAACCCGAAAGATTAGCCATGTATTACAAGAGCCCAAACTCCCCCAAACCATATGTCTACTACACATTTAGTAAACAGAAAGGGCGTCTGCAATATGTGAGGCTAAGTAAAACCCCAAATTCGCAAGACCTGAGCCTTGAGTTCTCTACAGGCGCTAGAACCTTGCTCTCTAGGCCCAAATTCAACAGCACAATGTCATTTCTTCGACTCGGGGTAGATGGGAATCTTAGAGTCTTCACTTTCAATGACAAGTTAACTTCTGCTTCTTGGGAAGTGACTTTCACTCTTTTCTCTAGAGACGCACGTATTTGGGAAAGTGAGTGCCAATTGCCACAGAAATGTGGTAAGTTTGGGCTTTGTGAAGACGGTCGGTGCGTTAGTTGCCCATTACCAACTGGGTTTAGGAAATGGACCCAGAAATGTGAACCAGTGAAGTCATCTGTGTGTAAGAAGAATTTCTATTACTATAAACTGGAAGGGGTTGATCATTCGATGAGCAAGTACGGAGATGGAAGTGGACCGATGAAGAAGACTGATTGTGAGAAGAAATGCTCCGGTGACTGCAAGTGCTCAGGCTACTTTTACAACCCAAAGACATCGATGTGTTGGATTGCTTATGACCTACAAACGCTGACCAAGGTTGCCAATCCTACACATGTGGGTTACGTAAAAGTACCGAACCACCAGTGA
- the LOC118038320 gene encoding epidermis-specific secreted glycoprotein EP1 — MELTLSLSAYKRDPSALISIHAIYSYPASRNLSMSKLFSLCLLLSMFFIARSTVPPSSTFKYVNEGEFGQYSSEYAPDYRPLSLFTSPFQLMFYNTTPNAYTLALLMGTRRSESLRRWVWEANRGNPVRENATLIFGKDGNLVLADADGRVAWQTNTANKGVVGLQLLSNGNMVLHDSKGNFIWQSFDSPTDTLLVGQSLRVGGATRLVSRASQKENSDGAYSLVMESKRLVMYYKSPNSPKPYLYYTFDTRQDRLQNATLKWYPDPYDNSASEVTLDLSSGGWAVNARPKFNATLSFLRIGIDGNLRIYSYNNKVDYMAWDVSFNLFSRDGFPESECQLPERCGKFGLCEDSQCVACPLPSGLMGWSKNCEPVKPPACGSKDFYYNKLEGVDHSMSKYARGSVVKEDDCGKKCSSDCKCMGYFYNKETSRCTIAYDLQTLTKVSNSTHVGYIKAPKR, encoded by the coding sequence ATGGAGCTAACGCTATCCTTATCTGCTTATAAAAGGGACCCTTCTGCCCTGATAAGTATCCACGCTATCTACAGCTACCCAGCAAGCCGAAATTTAAGCATGTCAAAATTGTTTTCTCTATGTCTGCTCCTATCAATGTTCTTCATTGCCCGCTCTACTGTTCCTCCTTCTTCAACATTCAAGTACGTCAATGAAGGAGAGTTTGGGCAATACAGTAGTGAGTATGCTCCAGATTATCGTCCACTTAGCCTATTCACTTCTCCATTCCAACTTATGTTTTATAACACCACCCCTAATGCATACACTCTAGCTCTACTTATGGGTACTAGGAGGTCAGAATCTTTAAGGCGCTGGGTTTGGGAAGCCAACCGAGGCAACCCGGTTCGCGAAAATGCCACTCTTATCTTTGGAAAGGATGGAAACCTTGTCTTAGCCGATGCTGATGGCAGGGTTGCTTGGCAAACCAACACTGCCAATAAAGGTGTTGTTGGCTTGCAATTGCTGTCTAATGGCAACATGGTGCTTCATGATTCCAAGGGTAACTTTATCTGGCAAAGCTTCGACTCTCCTACTGATACTCTCTTGGTGGGTCAATCTCTTCGGGTCGGAGGTGCGACTAGGCTTGTGAGCCGAGCCTCACAGAAGGAGAACTCTGATGGCGCCTATAGCCTGGTCATGGAATCCAAAAGATTGGTGATGTACTATAAGAGCCCGAATTCTCCTAAACCATATTTATATTACACGTTCGATACACGCCAAGATCGTCTACAAAATGCGACTCTAAAGTGGTACCCAGATCCTTATGACAATTCGGCCAGCGAGGTGACTTTGGATTTATCTTCTGGTGGTTGGGCCGTGAACGCCAGACCTAAATTCAATGCGACGTTGTCATTTCTTAGAATTGGGATAGATGGGAACCTTAGGATCTACTCTTACAACAATAAGGTGGACTACATGGCATGGGATGTGAGCTTCAATCTCTTCTCCAGGGATGGTTTTCCAGAGAGTGAGTGCCAGTTACCAGAGAGATGTGGTAAGTTTGGGTTGTGTGAAGACAGCCAATGTGTTGCTTGCCCACTACCAAGTGGTCTTATGGGCTGGAGCAAGAATTGCGAGCCTGTAAAGCCACCCGCCTGTGGTTCTAAGGATTTTTACTACAATAAATTAGAAGGCGTTGATCATTCCATGAGCAAGTATGCAAGAGGGAGCGTAGTGAAGGAGGATGACTGTGGAAAAAAGTGTTCAAGTGACTGTAAGTGTATGGGTTACTTCTACAACAAGGAGACATCCAGGTGTACGATTGCTTACGATCTCCAAACCCTAACCAAGGTTTCAAATTCCACACATGTAGGTTACATAAAGGCACCAAAACGTTAA